The proteins below come from a single Arthrobacter crystallopoietes genomic window:
- a CDS encoding metallophosphoesterase: MDAERLRKQLRTAGRVALGVTVAGSAAFAYGSLIERNLFGVREETLAILPPGRRPLRILHLSDIHMTPGQKRKRQWLHSLASLEPDLVVNTGDNLSHRQAVEPLLEALAPLREFPGVFVPGSNDYYAPVLKNPFGYFAGPSDQPKDYADRELPWRHMHATFSTSGWMDLTNRHQSMVLHGLRLDFTGVDDPHLERDRYTGYPHGSSTSAAADHVRIAVAHAPYQRVLDYFTADDPDLILAGHTHGGQVCIPGYGALVSNCDLPTWRAKGLTYWEHAGRSVPLNVSAGLGTSRMAPVRFACRPEAVLLTLTPRSP; the protein is encoded by the coding sequence TGGTGTCACGGTGGCCGGCAGTGCCGCATTTGCCTACGGCAGCCTGATTGAACGCAACCTCTTTGGCGTCCGTGAAGAAACCCTTGCCATTCTGCCGCCCGGGCGCCGTCCGCTGAGGATCCTGCATCTTTCGGATATCCACATGACTCCCGGCCAGAAGCGCAAGCGGCAGTGGCTGCATTCTCTTGCTTCCCTGGAGCCGGATCTGGTAGTCAACACCGGGGACAACCTCAGTCACCGGCAGGCCGTAGAACCGCTACTCGAAGCCCTCGCGCCCCTGCGCGAGTTCCCCGGCGTCTTTGTCCCGGGCTCCAACGATTACTATGCGCCGGTGCTGAAGAACCCCTTCGGCTACTTCGCTGGCCCGTCCGACCAGCCCAAGGACTACGCGGACCGGGAGCTGCCCTGGCGCCACATGCACGCCACCTTCAGCACCTCGGGCTGGATGGATCTGACCAACCGCCACCAATCCATGGTGCTCCACGGGCTCCGGCTGGACTTTACCGGCGTCGATGACCCGCACCTGGAGCGCGACCGGTACACGGGCTATCCGCACGGTTCCTCGACCTCTGCGGCGGCAGATCATGTGCGCATCGCCGTGGCGCATGCCCCGTACCAGCGGGTGCTGGACTACTTCACCGCCGACGATCCCGACCTCATCCTGGCCGGCCATACCCACGGCGGACAGGTCTGCATCCCGGGCTACGGCGCCCTCGTGAGCAACTGCGACCTGCCCACGTGGCGGGCCAAAGGCCTGACTTACTGGGAGCACGCGGGCCGCAGCGTGCCGTTGAACGTCTCCGCCGGGCTGGGCACGTCCCGCATGGCCCCGGTGCGCTTTGCCTGCCGCCCCGAAGCGGTTCTGTTGACCCTCACGCCCCGCTCCCCCTGA
- a CDS encoding phosphoribosylaminoimidazolesuccinocarboxamide synthase gives MNFNPEHLELPGWTHVYSGKVRDLYIPAQPAEGSAQSNNKSAARHRLPDPMDDAQTVLVVASDRISAYDHVLSTPIPDKGRVLTQLSLWWFEQLQGVANHVVSTDVPEAVAGRAMVCKKLDMFPVECIARGYLTGSGLAEYRESRTVCAIPLPEGLVDGSRLEPAIFTPSAKAEVGEHDENITYDAVVSMVGDDIAAQLSKKTLEIYRRAEEIARERGIILADTKVEFGMDPETGEITLGDEVLTPDSSRFWDAATYAPGQAQPSFDKQFVRDWLTSEESGWDKASDTPPPALPEEIVEKTRARYVEAYERLTGRQFS, from the coding sequence ATGAATTTCAACCCCGAACACCTGGAGCTGCCCGGCTGGACGCACGTGTACTCCGGCAAGGTGCGCGACCTGTATATTCCGGCGCAACCCGCCGAGGGCTCCGCGCAGTCCAACAATAAGTCTGCGGCGCGGCACCGGTTGCCGGATCCGATGGATGATGCGCAGACGGTGCTGGTAGTGGCGAGCGACCGGATCAGCGCGTATGACCATGTGCTGAGTACGCCGATTCCGGATAAGGGACGGGTCCTGACCCAGCTGAGCCTGTGGTGGTTCGAGCAGCTTCAGGGCGTGGCCAACCACGTAGTGTCCACCGATGTCCCCGAGGCCGTTGCCGGCCGCGCGATGGTCTGCAAGAAGCTGGACATGTTCCCGGTGGAGTGCATCGCCCGCGGCTACCTCACCGGTTCCGGCCTGGCGGAGTACCGCGAGTCCCGCACGGTGTGCGCCATCCCGCTGCCCGAGGGACTGGTAGACGGTTCCCGTCTGGAGCCGGCTATCTTCACGCCCTCGGCGAAGGCCGAAGTGGGCGAACACGACGAGAACATTACGTACGACGCCGTGGTGTCCATGGTGGGCGACGATATCGCCGCGCAGCTGAGCAAGAAGACGCTGGAGATCTACCGCCGCGCCGAGGAGATCGCCCGTGAACGGGGCATCATCCTGGCCGATACCAAGGTGGAGTTCGGAATGGATCCGGAAACCGGGGAAATCACCCTGGGCGACGAGGTCCTGACACCGGATTCCTCCCGCTTCTGGGACGCGGCCACTTATGCCCCGGGGCAGGCCCAGCCGTCCTTCGACAAGCAGTTTGTCCGGGACTGGCTCACCTCGGAGGAATCCGGCTGGGACAAGGCATCGGATACGCCGCCTCCGGCCCTGCCGGAGGAGATCGTGGAGAAGACCCGGGCCCGCTATGTAGAGGCGTACGAGCGGCTCACCGGCCGGCAGTTCTCCTGA
- a CDS encoding FAD-dependent monooxygenase, which yields MGATERKAIIIGAGIGGLATALALQNTDWKVHVLERSGTLSPSGTGLSLWPNALAALERLGVLDEVLAAAVPVRGDVLDMDGNPIMLLEQLDVRRRYGLPIQMIHRADLTAILAKPLAVNTVHLGLNAVGFQPGFPRSTVELDNGGRQSAELVVGAEGLYSVVRPALIGRDKPRSSGTTAFRGVCDAAGLDLDSVPWGEMWGDGGVFGATPLSGNRIYWYATAPNEELVGAGQDGWKMTAIENFAHWHPGIESVLVKTEESAIIAHELFDRKPEPVWSGRSATLVGDAAHPMLPFLGQGACQALEDAVALADALAGKDSIADGLVEYESIRAPRANEIVERSRSMARLAQLDSAPLRKARNTTMRLLPKALRLRRLDAVVGYEGH from the coding sequence ATGGGTGCAACTGAGCGCAAGGCAATCATCATCGGAGCCGGAATCGGCGGGCTGGCCACCGCCTTGGCCTTGCAGAACACGGACTGGAAGGTCCACGTACTGGAACGCTCCGGCACTCTGTCGCCTTCGGGCACCGGCCTGTCACTCTGGCCCAATGCCCTGGCCGCATTGGAACGGCTCGGCGTCCTGGACGAGGTGCTGGCGGCCGCCGTTCCGGTCCGCGGCGACGTGCTGGACATGGATGGCAACCCGATCATGCTGCTGGAGCAGCTGGATGTCCGGCGCCGCTACGGTCTGCCCATCCAGATGATCCACCGGGCGGACCTCACCGCCATTCTGGCCAAGCCGCTGGCCGTCAACACGGTGCACCTGGGCCTCAACGCCGTCGGCTTCCAACCCGGCTTTCCCAGAAGTACTGTCGAACTCGACAACGGCGGCCGGCAGAGCGCCGAACTGGTGGTCGGGGCGGAAGGGCTCTACTCGGTGGTCCGCCCCGCCTTGATCGGCCGGGACAAACCACGCAGCTCAGGGACCACTGCCTTCCGCGGCGTCTGCGACGCGGCGGGCTTGGACCTCGACTCCGTCCCGTGGGGCGAAATGTGGGGAGACGGCGGCGTTTTCGGTGCCACTCCCCTCTCCGGGAACCGTATTTACTGGTATGCCACTGCGCCAAACGAAGAGCTGGTAGGCGCCGGCCAGGACGGGTGGAAGATGACGGCGATCGAGAACTTCGCCCATTGGCACCCGGGTATCGAGTCCGTACTGGTGAAGACCGAGGAAAGCGCCATCATTGCGCACGAGCTCTTTGACCGGAAGCCGGAGCCGGTCTGGTCCGGGCGTTCGGCCACGCTGGTCGGCGATGCGGCCCATCCCATGCTTCCCTTCTTGGGACAAGGCGCCTGCCAGGCCTTGGAAGACGCCGTCGCGCTGGCAGATGCGTTGGCGGGCAAGGATTCCATTGCGGACGGTTTGGTGGAATACGAATCGATACGGGCGCCGCGGGCCAATGAGATAGTGGAACGCTCACGCAGCATGGCGCGTTTGGCCCAATTGGACTCCGCGCCGCTGCGGAAGGCGCGCAATACCACCATGCGGCTGCTGCCCAAGGCCCTGCGGCTCCGCCGTCTCGATGCCGTGGTCGGCTACGAGGGGCATTGA